The stretch of DNA tcatcatcatcaccagagTCACAGGAATGTCTGTTCCATCTGTTGTCatggtgctgtgacctctgacctttcacctccttactgttggttgcttgtaattgaCAGtcaattacaagcaaccaacagtaaggaaaATTCAGTTTCCATGTCAGTGCAAActaaacctgtctgtctgtctgactgtctgtctgtctgtctgtctgtctgtctgtctgtctgtctgtctgtctgtctgtctgtctgtctgtctgtctgtctgtctgtctgtctgtctgtctgagctaTTTGTCAGATACTTGTGAAATGTTAGAAAAATAGTTATTAATAGATTTTGATTGAAGTGATGAACAGAGTCAACAGGCTGaaattaactgtgtgtgtgtgtgtgtgtcagaactGCCTGAGGAGGCGGGATGCCGGTCTGATCAGCCAGTTACAGGAGCTGGACCGCCAGATCAGCGACCTGCGACTGGACACCGAGGCGTCACATGACCAGGAGACGGACAGCCGGCCCAGCTCAGGTATCTGACCCGCTTCACTCACTCAGCAGGTTCGGTTCAGACGGACCGGgacgggaggggtggggagggggggggggccgGGCCGGGACAGAGCCGCCGAGCCGGGCGGGTCGCTCCCACAGCAGACTGGGGTCAGACTGGtttcactgggcagctcccagtctGACTGTGAAGCCGTGAAGGTGAAGCAGAACTTTCCctggagaaataaagacagaccAGATCCCAGTGAGCATCAGAGACAGAACCTGCGTGTCACTGTGTGAAGACATGAGACTGTTTTCCTGCTCAAATCTGTTTACGTTTCCCCACTTGGAGAAGATGAGTTGCGCTCCAGATATTTAGgttcagatttatttttggctaATCTTTCTGCTGCAAACTGCAGCGACAGTCGTCCGTCCCCCTCGGGGTTCAGGCCTGAGGTCTCCAGCAGTTCAGAGTCTCTGTAGAGGAGTCAGGTCTTCACCTGTCAAAGCTGCAGTCGCTCTGACCGGAGTCAGAGTCGACTCCGGGAGCAGATCCAGAGGGGTCGAGACCCAGTCCGGACTGAGACCAGAGCAGATCCAGAGGGGTCGAGACCCAGTCCGGACTGAGACCAGAGCAGATCCAGAGGGATCGAGACCCAGTCCGGACTGAGACCAGAGCAGATCCAGAGTCAGGAAATAACACGTGTCTTAGATGCAGATTGATTTGATCTGCTGGTTCCAGTTTGTCTCAGATCAAACTCAACAGCTGCTGAACTGTTCAGAAGGTTTGACTTGTTTGCAGAAGcagagcagtgtgaaataaaagtgtaatatatttaaaatgaatgtattttcATACGTTTGTTTGATATCTTACAAAAACCTTCTGCACCTTGATTCATGCTGTACCTCACTGCACTGGAGCTAAATAttaaaacctctctctctctctctctctctctctctccccccccccccccctcacctctctctctctcatctctctatctctctctctctctctctctctctctctcccacccccccccccccctctctctctctctctctctctctctccccacccccccccccctctctctctctcctctctctctctctgtctctcccccccccccccccccaccccccctctgtctctctctcaggtttctATGAGTTGAGTGACGGGGCGTCCGGCTCTCTCTCTAACTCGTCCAACTCAGTGTTCAGTGAGTGTTTCTGTTCGGCTGCTGATGCTGACGGACGGCTGCTGTCTGCAGGTAGGAAgtactgtgtactgtactgtagtactgtactgtactgtagtactgtactgtagtactgtactgtactgtagtacctgtagtactgtactgtagtactgtactgtagtactgtactggctgtgtactgtactgtagtactgtactgtagtactgtactgtactgtagtactgtagtactgtactgtagtactgtactgtagtactgtgtactgtactgtagtactgtactggctgtgtactgtactgtagtactgtactgtactgtagtactgtgtactgtactgtagtactgtactggctgtgtactgtagtactgtactgtactgtagtactgtactgtactgtagtactgtactgtagtactgtagtactgtagtactgtagtactgtactgtactgtagtactgtgtactgtactgtagtactgtactgtagtactgtagtactgtactgtagtactgttactgtactgtagtactgtgtactgtactgtagtactgtactggctgtgtactgtactgtagtactgtactgtactgtagtactgtgtactgtactgtagtactgtactggctgtgtactgtactgtagtactgtactgtagtactgtagtactgtagtactgtagtactgtactgtactgtactgtagtactgtgtactgtactgtagttactgtactgtagtactgtagtactgtactgtactgtagtactgtgtaCTGTACGTAGTACTGTACTGCtgctgtgtactgtactgtagtactgtactgtactgtagtactgtgtactgtactggctgtgtactgtactgtagtactgtactgtagtactgtactgtactgtagtactgtactggctgtgtactgtactgtagtactgtactgtactgtagtactgtagtactgtgtactgtactgtagtactgtactgtactgtagtactgtagtactgtactgtagtacatGTACTGgctgtgtactgtactgtagtactgtagtactgtactgtagtactgtaatggctgtgtactgtactgtagtactgtactgtactggctgtgtactgtactgtagtactgtactggctgtgtactgtactgtagtactgtactgtagtactgtactggctgtgtgctgtactgtagtactgtactgtagtactgtactggctgtgtgctgtactgtagtactgtactgtagtatggctgtgtgctgtactgtagtactgtactgtagtatggctgtgtgctgtactgtagtactgtactgtagtactgtactggctgtgtgctgtactgtagtactgtactgtagtactgctaTTGGTGCTGAAATGTATCAGATATAATTTAATAGCCACTGTTCCAAATGGATACAGtttatcacaataatcataagaAGTTATTTTGATATCAGTATATAACGATATCTGCTTAGATACAGaatcacattaaataatcaaattgatgtttaTTGCATTGAACGGCTTGGTAATATAAAGTATAATAAAACACTGTCatactctgacctctgaccccagccCTCAGCTGTAGGCTCCATgcactttgacctttgacctctcaccATGACCCCCCTCAGTGTGTAGGGTTCATGTTGATGTTCCCGCTGCTGTCTCACTACAGGCTGCAGcagataaacacatttttattcttctaatcaaatgtgatttttattCCTCTAATGTAATGTGGTCGCCTGTCAGCTTCAGTTCTCACATCAGAAACCAGcagtgaggaggtcaaaggtcagagtgaGGTGCAGTAACTCAATATTctcatttatcgtctttcaatAGACTCATATTGTGATGAAGTGCCATGTTCAATGCACTGAGCATCAACTTGATTATTGATTTTGCATGTGTTGGCAGATAGtcatatattgatattgaaataATGTCTTGTGACTCGTGATGTTAGTTTTGTCCGTCGGCTCGGCTTCGCTCTCCTAAAGCAGAAGAACGAGGAAAACAAATCATCTTTCATGATTATTTGTTGAAGAGAGAATTCACCAGCCAGACTTTCCGAAACACTTTTCAGATGATCGATCTTAAATTCACATTTCTGTGACTCTGATACCGACGGACTCCAGCAggcaggaggtcagaggtcagaggtcagaggctgTAGTGTCCTCACAGTGCTGCTGTGACTGGAACCAGCATGCAGGGACAAACTAGACCGGGTGAAACTTGGACTAAACTAAAATATGGATCGTTGTGAAATCATCAGCAGGTTCAGATCAGATTTATTCTGACAGAAGACAAAACTTCTCCTCTTTCACTTCAATTCAAAATCATCTTTACTGGCATCAAACCTGAGTCCATGTCACCAAATCAAACACGATGCAGAAGACATGAACGGCTGTTGCATATTGTTTGTATAAATAGGAAAACATCAATGAGAGTAATAATgtgtaaacataaacaaacataaagaatgaaccccccccccccccccccccccgtcaccTCTGCTGTTTGATGTAACATGTGGTGTGTGTCGACTGCTGCTCTGCTCCTTTTGTCCTGTTtgctgtgtaaacacacacacacacacacacacacacacacacacacacactgcaacacacacacacacacacacacacacacacacacacacacacaccaaaacacagacagacagatgcagtcAACAATCACACTtgcatacctacacacacatacctacacacacacactcacacacactcacacacactcacacacacacacacacacacccttccctTGGAGCCCATAGTCTCACCTACTCTCTATTGAACCTCTGATTCTGTTATCATCTACAGTAAACAAACCCagtcttcctctcactctcacacacacacacacacacagagggaggtgtgtgtgtgtgtgtgtgtgtgtgtgtgtgtgtgtgtgttgaaggattATTTACGGTTCGTTTTGCCAGCAGGTTAATAGTTTCTTCGCGGTGCGGCGGTGCGGACGGCAGGAAGCGTCAGCAGGCCGTTTCCCTGCTGCAGGCTCCAACAGCCACACCTCCCATCAGCCAAACAGAAGGCTTATTaacaccccccaacacacacacacacacacacacacacacacacacacacacacacacacacagcctcaggtTAGTTAGCATACTGACGCCTGGCTGCTCGGTCAACAGCCGGATCAACAAACCTCAGCTGCAGTCAGAGTGCAGATCAGGAGCTGCAGGCTAACTGATGTTGCACTTTGTCACAGCTGATGTCACTTACATGTAAGGTCAAAGGTTAAATTATTTACATACATCATTTGTGTAAGTGCTGCATTTTTCCTCCCATGGTATTTACTAAATAGCTGCaaattcttcttctctgttctccGGCTGCTGCAGCAGGCAGAAGATGGAGGCTTCACTTCTCAGATGATCACatgactgtgtttacatggacttgagtatccggttatgaggcttatcccggttctgatcatattcgggatatggtgtttacatggaacacagagaaatctggttattcatatccccgtatacatgatagatactagtatcccggttactgattactgcatgctgtgtgcgcaggcgcctgtgatgtttacaacacaaaccgacaattttgaaatcgttaatctgatattcctctgtaactgttaaccttaaattaatttgactgtggCTATTGAAAATGAGAGCACTTTGGATTATAGCGGGCTATAAGCAGCTAGAAGCtatatttagtattttccaccgtgaGCTGACTGgctccactgtacgtgttgggaaaccggcgtcctgtagtctgtatactacagacttgaacaggtcagcatttcgatgctttctcccatctaaactgccgagtatatttaattctttcatcaccgaaagacaaaactctgtttcctcatcgctccagaagtgagacgccattgtttgtgtttttctgtcacgTCACTCAGCTGAAGCCGCGCCTGCGCAGGTAGTCGGCAGCggtcagaaaccgggataagATGTAACATGCAGCAGCATCCCGGTTTCTTTCGGAGGactccagctagcataatcgggtttctcaaaaccgggataagggcttatccGGGTTTCTGAAAttgggatatgatgtttacatgcgcaaacacaaaaatgggatacttcaaaaacccgatcataaccgggatactcaagtccatgtaaacacagtcagtGACTAACTGGATGTGGTTTGGGTTGGTGGCACTCTGTCTGTGTGGGATGTAGTTCATCATGTGAACTTTGTTGTTTGAGAGAAATCAAACAGTTGCTAATGCTGCTAAtgcagtgtgctgctagctGAGGGCTAATGAATGTGAAAGAGATGTAACTGAGTTTATTGATTTGCAGGGTGTCGCTCCTTTCTGCTTTTTACATAATTGATACTTAGAAGTGACATTTGGGCTACTTTGTATTTACGTTgtatttactttgtatttatcgtctatttactgtatatttaccTTGTATTTACCGGAGTATGTGTGTAACAGAGTTGAGAATCTGAGGATCCAGTTTCATGAACctatttttccttttgttttctcaCATAAAATCCATCTTGATGGTGTATGGATGCTTTGCCAACAGAGTAAAGAGTAGTTTTCCTCTGTGATGACTCGGCGCTCTGCAGCAGCCAGTTATATTCTCTCCAGACAGACACCGAGGGGTTAATCCTCAACGTTACTGCACCTCGCTGGAATTGGTAATAAAATACGAAATGAAGCATGAAGCCTTATTTTAATCTTGTGCTGCTGCAGTAAAAGGCTGAATGGGAGCGTTGTCCAGCGGTCTGTTCTTTTAATATTTGGAGGATTCAGTGTCCAGtttaatacatttaatacatcAACCGAACCCAAACCCTCCTCCACTGGATCTTGTCTgaagctggaaaaaaaaccttCCTAACTCTCTCAACTCtcatttctcttgtttcttttgGTTGCCTGTaatgttgtttgtaatgttgtgTAAGTTTATTCGTCTGTGTACTTCAGTGGAGTCACAAAAACGACTGGAAtagaaatgtgaatgtaaaattgGTCAACTGACAAAACTTTGCAGAAATGATGAGAGAAAAGTCCGGAAAGGAAAGTGTCAAGTAGGCTGATATGGACAAAACTAATATCACAACAAACatgaaatgtaaatatacaAACTGCTGCAGTATCAAGtatttgtctctcctctcctaatacacattctctctcgctctctctctctctctctctctctctctctctctctctctctctctctctctctctctctctctctctctctctctctctctctctctctctctctctctctctctctctctctctctccagatgagCTGGCCAGCTGTCTGGAGTGTGAAGGTCTGGTTGGAGGACTTTGGGACGACCAGTCTTCTTCTGGGACGGTCCGtcgctccctctctgctccccacccccccgcccttGACCTCCCCTGCGACTCCCAGTCTAGATACCACTGCGACCTGGTGGCCAGGAACGGCAGCGACGTGTACCGCTACCCGAGCCCGCTGCACGCCGTCGCCGTCCAGAGCCCCATCTTCTTCCAGATGCTGGGCGGAGCCAACGGCAGAGACGAAGGACTCGCAAAAAGCGGGGAAACTTGTGTTGAAGGACTAAAACCAgaatctctccctcttcttacATCGGTTCCCTTGGTTTCGGTTCCTCTGGTACCCCAAAGCTCCTCCTGGCCggtttcctcctcttcctcccaaaCTCCTTCCCATAAGCGTCTGGACAGTTACATCTACAGTCTGCTGCAGCGGAGGGCGCAGCCCGTCAGGACCAACCGGCCCAGGACCAGCATCAACACCGACCCGTCCAAGAGCATCCTGAGGCAGGCCAGTCTGTGTGTGAGGCAGGTCTCCAGTGTCGGTCCTGGTCTGGGGACCCTGAGGGGATCTGAGCTGAAACCCTCCTGGCCGGCCTGCGGAGCGGCAGGAGCGgccggctcctcctcctcccctcagaGGCAGCGGTctgtggagagcagaggggaggagccAGAGAGTGGCGGCTGCCAGACCCAAAATGGCTTCCCTGCTAACAACAGTGACACGGTGCAAAATGGCTTCCAGATGAACAACAGTGACTTGGCACAGAATCAGAATGGCTACTCTGTCAGTAATGGCGTTGTACAAAATGGCTACCCTCTAAATAACAGTGTCCAACATGGATTCTCTGTCAGCAACGACGTTCACGTGAACACGAACAGTCTGTTGAAAAAGAAAAGCTCTTCGGTGAACAAGGGCCTTCTGCCACCGTCAGCAGCGTCCACAGCGACTCTGCCGAAGGATTACAGGGAGCTTGGCGTTCCCAAAGCCAACTCCTCTCCTAAAGAGACCAAGCAGCCATGTTGTCCATCAGCCACAGACCAGGAACCTCCTCTCAAATCGCCTCAGATTGTCAAAACTCAGTCAGCCACGCCCAAAAAGAGCCCCAAGCCCCTCCCATCCGGCCAAACGGGGAAAGGTGATAGGTCGGTGCCAGAGCTCGTCAGCCTaggctcctcctcccagagCCAAGacgaaggaggaggggggggtcacATGGTCAACGCAGAGTACATCCCCGCCCAGCGGCAGAACGTTAAGCTGCGGAAGGGCGGCAGCAAGAACGTCAAGATCGTCAAGGTGAAGAACGCCGCGGCGGGGAAGGCGGGTCGGGCTTCTGAACTCAGCGAGCCCGCATCAGAGAGAAGAGGCGACAAACAGAACCACAGGTCCACTTCCAGGAGGTCCCGGCTCTCAGAGGACGCAGGCTCCGCCCACTACAAAGCCTCTAAGAGAGCAGCTGGCGGTGTGGCCGGTGTGTCCACCTCCAGAAACAAACGCATCCCCGCGTCCATCCCAGAAGGCCGAGTCCTGGACAAACACGCCACGTCGACCATGACCACCGTCACCAGCAGCCGGTCCGGCGTATCCAGGCAACATCACCACGGAACCCACCACCACTACAGCGGCAACCATCACCACCAGggtcaccaccatcaccacggACGCGACCCGGTCGTGGTCGTCGCCAAACCCAAGTACAAACGGAACGATTACCGGCGGCTGCGGGCGATCACGGAGGTGCCGTACGACGAGGCGTTCAGGCGCGCACAGCGCCGGCAGAGGAAGGAGCTGCTGAGCCAGGCAGCCGCCAACATGTGCCTCCCCTCCGGCGGACAGATCAGCAGCCCGTACTCCTACGTGGCGGGAAGCGACTCGGAGTATTCGGCCGAGTGCGCCTCGCTCTTCCACTCCACCATCATGGACACCAGCGAGGACGAGCGGTCCAACTacaccaccaactgcttcggaGACAGCGAGTCCAGCCTGAGCGAGGAGTTCGACGGGgagagcagcggcagcagcgaCTCCGAGGAGAGCGGAGGGGGCGGAGCCGGGGGAGGCGCGGGCGGGACGGGCAGGGGGTGGAGCCAGTTCGGGGCGGCCGGGACTGCGGCGGGGGGGCAGGAAATGACCCCGGCTCAGGCGAAGGCCTTCGTCAAGATCAAGGCTTCTCACAACCTGAAGAAGAAGATCCTGAGGTTCAGGTCCGGCTCGCTCAAACTCATGACCACTGTGTGAGTCAGCAGGAACCGTTTTCCCACCGCAACAGGACCATACTGGACCCATACTGGTACAGTGTCAGTACTGTGGTACAGTGTCAGTACTGTGGTACAGTGTCAGTACTGTGGTactttggttttccattggaaCACTGAGCAGCTCTGGTTATTTGTGGAGCAGAAACCAGTTTGTCACCCTGCCTGCACCCACTGAAGGTGAACCAGAACAGTTTGGTGCCTTACCAAGACACTGCTGTGTACCTGAACCAAACCAACTGTGAACCAAACATAATGGAGAAACATGGAGTACTGTGGCAGTTTGGGTACTGCATGGTACACTAATGAAGTGGATAAAACATAATTCTACACTGCCATCTAAACCAACCCGAGCCTCTTAACCCcgagtcagttagttacagctGTTATCCGTCGTTGGAAGAAAGCGACACGTACTCCGTACTCTTGCTTGAAATTGCTTTTGGATTCTGACATTTTCTGGGATCAGTTCATCTCTTCTGGCAGAAGGGATTGtcacatcagatcctgtgtctCCGGGCTCTTTCAGACTGGGTCCACCTGGCTAGTTTGTTTTGAAACTCGGCACGTTTCCGTCCTTGTCACAGTTACTTTTGACAAATGTGAAAGTGAAATCTTGaccttttccaaaacaaacaagcaggACCGGATCCGCCTGGCAGAGCCGGTCTCAGCTCGACTGCAACTGAGATGCATTTTGTTTCCCGTCAGTCTGAAAGCAATCGAGCCAAGACCAGAACCAGATAAAGATCAGAAATGGAAACACAGCCATATTTTGTTGTCTGTTACCATAGTTACTTCCTTCGCATCATAAATCAAAGCGGGACAGATATCGCTTGACAGCTGTCAGTGTGAAACCAAACGTGACCGCGACACAAACAGGACGGGGGTCGTCTGTACCCCTGGTTTCAAAACAGATTTTCAGAAGGACCCGGTCAGAAAGCGCTCTTAGTAAATGTTAGCTGGCTTAATGTAACGGCTGAAACAGTCAGATTTCCCCAAAAGTAAAAACCCCATCTGAATTGCACTACAGGCAACACTCACAGTAGCTGAATGAATTTAACTGTATAACTGATCCAGGTTTAATCCACTCTAACCTTGTATGGAATAGCAAAGAGTCTAGAAATCATTTACAGATTGGATCTGGACAGTAACTCCAGCTCTCTGAGAACAGACAGGATTCTATTAAATATTCTGAGATCCAGGGTCAGAGGGTTTCCCAAAAGCTTCGTCCTCTCAGTGTAAATGGCACGTCGTCCCGCTGTAGATCTGATGTGACATTCTGACAGCAGCTGGACGGGCCGGGTCTAACTGCAGGAACCCATCAGCCTCACTGAGCTCACTGATGCCATGGCAAAGTGTGTAGAAATGCAACCCTGGCTCCCAGAATGCTTTAGTGcttacacacagcagcagaaattGGTTACCAACGGTTACAACAATGGTAACATGCCGCCATATTCAGATCGTAAACAGAGGTTGTAACGTGATCACCTTTCCTCTCTGgtctttttttcaattttataGTATAATCTGAACCCTCTGCCACCACAGAGGAAGATCCAACATGGCGGCATGTCCTCGTAACCCATGGTTACCGACAAGCCTTTACTGACTTGCAGAGTTGAGGTTGAACAAGGATGAAGTCAGTTCTGAGATGCTTTTTGGGAATCCAGACATAAAAGGGTGAAGGGTTGGTTTGGAGTTTAGGCAGAGCCAATCAAatcggcctctctctctctctctctgtctgtctctctctctctctccctctccgtcgcTCTCTCtagtcgtctctctctctctccctctccctctctctcgctgtgtCTCTCGGCCCAACAAGTGCCTAGGCTGAGTGATGTAAACACGGCTGTCAGTAGGAACTGAAAGGAGGAATCAGTTTTCTTGTTAGGACCGTGTTCCCAGGTGTCTGGTAGAAGTGGTACTTTAATAGGGTTCTTCAGAGGTTCTTCAGAGGTTCTTCAGAGGTTCCTCGGAGGCTCCTAACGAGGGTTGTGAGGTTGCAGGTCTGAACCCCTGCAGTAATCTCCTTATTTCCCTGCACTTTGAGACAAACGGACAGGACAGACGGCGCCTGCAGAACCAGCTGTTCTGCAGTTTGTATGTAGccttgttttgtatttattatcaTTTGAACTTTGCCCTTTAAAGCGCACCACACACGGCACGCTCATATCTGTAAATGCTTCTCTTTTTATTAAAGGGTCCCGGTTTAAGTTGTTTTTGATGAAAGCTATTTAAAACCTAATATATTTGCTTGGTACATAATGGACACCACACATGGTACTGTTTGGAGGTGGAGCGGTGCAGATTTATAGACCAAGTCTGATGTGTTTTTTGAATACTTCAACTGCTGTTGCCACGGTAACCAATTACTACAGCATTTAAACCAGGACTGAGGTCAATTAACTTTTTATTTCatcaattaaaatcatcaatgCATTTAATTTACAAAGAGCAGAGTAATTTATTCCATCATAAACTGGATAACAGGACCCTTCAGATGTTTTGACCGCATCATCTGTGGGTTTATACCAAGACATTCTTGGAGTTTGGCATGCAAGTTGGAAAAAAGTTGTTGGAAGCTTTCTAAGCCCTTTGTATCTATTTCAGTCCAGTGTTTACATGTTACAGATATAAATAGCTCTTTTAAAGCTTTAAAAGCCTTTGAACACTGTtcagctgtcacacactgtccTTCTGTCAAGAGCTTCAGTTTGTGTCTGCTATTACTTTGTGTATCACTGGTGGGGCCGCCATTTTGGTTTCCATCTGGCCTCTGGTGTGAgcatttaacaaccaaaatcttcaaccgaaagtgaattgaccccaatCCTGATTTTTAACTAACAAGCTGTTCTCCACTCGCCCAATGGTACCAACTTTACACATGTAAATTATCATATATGCAGCTGTAAATGACTGttactgatgtgtgtgtatatataatgtCAATGTATGTCAATACTGGTGCTTAACCTTTTATGCTTAATTAAATGTTGGCTTTAAAGTCACTGCTCTAGTCTTTGTTTGATTATTCTGGGTTCACACTGTGTACTTGTTTAAGTATGAGGAACATCATCTAACTTGTATATTGCAACATCTCTATGTAGGCTGTACAGTAGGCTGTGGTAAAGTTAGCCAGGCTGTGATAGAGCTAGCCAAACTGTGGTAAAGTTAGCCAGACTGTAAGTTAGCCAGGCCGCGATAGAGCTAGCCAGACTGTGGTAAAGTTAGCCAGACTGTAAGTTAGCCAGGCTGCGATAGAGCTAGCCAGACTGTGGTAAAGTTAGCCAGACTGTAAGTTAGCCAGGCTGTGGTAAAGTTAGCCAGGCTGTGGTAAAGTTAGCCAGGCTGTAAGTTAGCCAGGCTGTGGTAAAGTTAGCCAGGCTGTGATAGAGCTAGCCAAACTGTGGTAAAGTTAGCCAGACTGTAAGTTAGCCAGGCTGTGATAGAGCTAGCCAAACCGTGGTAAAGTTA from Centroberyx gerrardi isolate f3 unplaced genomic scaffold, fCenGer3.hap1.cur.20231027 Scaffold_532, whole genome shotgun sequence encodes:
- the dact1 gene encoding LOW QUALITY PROTEIN: dapper homolog 1 (The sequence of the model RefSeq protein was modified relative to this genomic sequence to represent the inferred CDS: deleted 1 base in 1 codon); the protein is MLLSACREPDGRCCRDRAPADGDAERVRARERLEAALSGLGELDLLRQRQELLVRSALEERSEEDEEGGDEEGGEERGEGASPELRGEAAEENILLLRKQLNCLRRRDAGLISQLQELDRQISDLRLDTEASHDQETDSRPSSGFYELSDGASGSLSNSSNSVFSECFCSAADADGRLLSADELASCLECEGLVGGLWDDQSSSGTVRRSLSAPHPPALDLPCDSQSRYHCDLVARNGSDVYRYPSPLHAVAVQSPIFFQMLGGANGRDEGLAKSGETCVEGLKPESLPLLTSVPLVSVPLVPQSSSWPVSSSSSQTPSHKRLDSYIYSLLQRRAQPVRTNRPRTSINTDPSKSILRQASLCVRQVSSVGPGLGTLRGSELKPSWPACGAAGAAGSSSSPQRQRSVESRGEEPESGGCQTQNGFPANNSDTVQNGFQMNNSDLAQNQNGYSVSNGVVQNGYPLNNSVQHGFSVSNDVHVNTNSLLKKKSSSVNKGLLPPSAASTATLPKDYRELGVPKANSSPKETKQPCCPSATDQEPPLKSPQIVKTQSATPKKSPKPLPSGQTGKGDRSVPELVSLGSSSQSQDEGGGGGHMVNAEYIPAQRQNVKLRKGGSKNVKIVKVKNAAAGKAGRASELSEPASERRGDKQNHRSTSRRSRLSEDAGSAHYKASKRAAGGVAGVSTSRNKRIPASIPEGRVLDKHATSTMTTVTSSRSGVSRQHHHGTHHHYSGNHHHQGHHHHHGRDPVVVVAKPKYKRNDYRRLRAITEVPYDEAFRRAQRRQRKELLSQAAANMCLPSGGQISSPYSYVAGSDSEYSAECASLFHSTIMDTSEDERSNYTTNCFGDSESSLSEEFDGESSGSSDSEESGGGGAGGGAGGTGRGWSQFGAAGTAAGGQEMTPAQAKAFVKIKASHNLKKKILRFRSGSLKLMTTV